Proteins co-encoded in one Nitratireductor kimnyeongensis genomic window:
- a CDS encoding PAS domain S-box protein, with the protein MAQADRTSGVAPLHNPDPRDWLAAIIEGSDDAIISKNLSGHIQSWNPGAVRIFGYTAEEVIGKPITILIPEERLDEEPRILAKIRSGERVEHFETVRRRKDGSLVDISLTISPIRDASGMIIGASKIARDISERRLAEESQRLLIREMQHRVKNLFAVATSIVTLTSRQEPSAETLASAIRERLSALARAHDLTTGSWSANKTENTGGDLLELIQTVLAPYDDGNRIQVEGDHVPVGSRSTTNMALLIYELTTNAAKYGALSVAEGRLAIKLRVDNDQVRIEWTETGAPGSHKEKASGFGSQLTRNLALALDATLTHDWRATGLAVTIELSATALKI; encoded by the coding sequence ATGGCGCAAGCAGACCGCACCAGCGGTGTAGCTCCACTTCATAACCCCGATCCACGCGACTGGCTGGCAGCCATCATTGAAGGATCGGACGACGCAATCATCAGTAAAAACCTCTCCGGACACATACAGAGCTGGAATCCTGGCGCGGTGCGCATTTTCGGCTACACGGCCGAAGAGGTCATTGGCAAACCAATCACCATCCTGATTCCCGAGGAGCGGCTCGATGAAGAACCGCGCATCCTCGCCAAGATTAGAAGCGGCGAAAGAGTAGAACATTTCGAAACAGTGCGCCGCCGCAAGGATGGATCGCTGGTTGACATATCCTTGACGATTTCACCGATCCGCGATGCTTCTGGCATGATTATAGGTGCATCAAAAATCGCGCGCGATATATCCGAACGCCGCCTGGCTGAGGAAAGCCAGCGCCTGCTCATTCGAGAGATGCAGCACCGGGTCAAAAATCTATTCGCAGTGGCAACTTCCATCGTAACGCTTACATCTCGGCAAGAACCTTCTGCAGAGACGCTGGCCAGCGCCATTCGTGAGCGCTTATCTGCACTTGCACGAGCCCACGACTTGACGACAGGCAGTTGGTCAGCGAACAAAACCGAGAACACGGGTGGCGACCTTCTAGAGCTCATTCAAACGGTTCTTGCCCCCTACGACGATGGAAACCGTATCCAGGTAGAGGGAGATCACGTCCCCGTCGGCAGTCGCTCCACCACCAATATGGCGCTTCTGATTTACGAGCTGACCACGAATGCCGCCAAATACGGCGCCTTGTCGGTTGCCGAGGGGCGCCTCGCCATAAAACTCCGTGTGGATAACGACCAGGTCCGGATCGAATGGACCGAAACAGGTGCACCGGGGTCGCACAAAGAGAAGGCGTCAGGGTTCGGAAGCCAGTTGACGCGCAACCTGGCCTTGGCGTTGGATGCCACCCTCACCCACGATTGGCGAGCAACGGGTCTTGCCGTTACGATCGAGCTATCAGCAACTGCTTTAAAAATCTGA
- the arsH gene encoding arsenical resistance protein ArsH, which translates to MRLRTLPDPDSLPALDCEHAFERPASGLPGELNHPPRILLLYGSLRDRSYSRLAVEEAARLVRFFGGEARIFDPSDLPLPDQVKGDDHPAVRELRELAMWSEGQIWCSPERHGQITGVMKAQIDHLPLKMGGMRPTQGRTLAVMQVSGGSQSFNAVNTLRLLGRWMRMFTIPNQSSVAKAFQEFDENGRMRPSSYYERIVDVVEELMRFTILLRPHVDLLTDRYSERKQSGRTPVDTKHDLSAIAVASQIRKTAS; encoded by the coding sequence ATGAGACTTCGCACGCTTCCCGACCCCGATTCACTCCCGGCGCTCGATTGCGAGCATGCCTTTGAAAGACCTGCGAGTGGACTCCCGGGAGAACTGAATCACCCGCCCCGCATTCTGCTGCTCTACGGGTCGCTACGCGATCGTTCCTACTCCCGCCTCGCCGTGGAGGAAGCCGCGCGCCTCGTGCGCTTCTTCGGCGGTGAAGCGCGGATCTTCGATCCGTCCGATCTCCCCCTGCCGGACCAGGTGAAGGGGGATGACCATCCGGCGGTGCGCGAGTTGCGCGAACTCGCGATGTGGTCGGAGGGGCAGATCTGGTGCAGTCCTGAAAGACACGGGCAGATCACCGGTGTCATGAAAGCGCAGATCGATCACCTGCCGCTCAAGATGGGCGGCATGCGGCCCACCCAGGGGCGAACTCTCGCTGTCATGCAGGTTTCGGGCGGATCGCAATCCTTCAACGCCGTGAACACTTTGCGTCTACTCGGCAGATGGATGCGAATGTTCACCATTCCCAATCAGTCGAGTGTGGCGAAGGCCTTTCAGGAGTTTGATGAAAATGGAAGGATGCGTCCTTCCAGCTATTACGAACGCATCGTCGATGTGGTCGAGGAACTGATGCGTTTCACGATTTTGCTGCGACCGCATGTCGATCTTCTGACTGATCGCTATTCGGAGCGCAAGCAGAGTGGGCGGACGCCAGTTGATACAAAACATGATCTTTCGGCCATTGCCGTAGCCTCGCAGATAAGAAAGACCGCAAGTTGA
- a CDS encoding alpha/beta fold hydrolase, whose amino-acid sequence MNASEGPHMRGQERSDNGRGRRVDIGGYSLNSLRLLADRPDLPPLVFIHGASTSLLDPLYAFRSALEGRAHLLFIDRPGHGLSDRGPGKNILPDAQGGAIARVMEARGIDRAIIIGHSYGGAVAAAMALDHPERVIGTLFLAPALYPWPGGVAWYYNVARTRMLGAAFCRLVVPWAGRLAVKAAARGVFSPDPMPDDYLEATRALEAVAPAAFRHNAREISALLAWTERTYPRYRAIETPSVIITGTKDDIVSPALHSHRLARELPHAELIAVDGLGHKPDVHATDLAVAAIEKLARGTRGQHIGKHLQGGVAKKRPVTD is encoded by the coding sequence ATGAACGCGTCAGAGGGCCCGCATATGCGCGGGCAGGAGAGATCGGACAATGGCCGTGGACGGCGCGTCGACATTGGCGGATACAGTCTGAACAGTCTCCGTCTCCTTGCAGACCGGCCAGACCTCCCGCCGCTCGTTTTCATTCATGGAGCGAGCACGAGCCTGCTCGACCCACTCTATGCTTTTCGTTCGGCGCTGGAGGGGCGAGCGCATCTCCTGTTTATCGATCGGCCCGGCCATGGTCTGTCCGATCGTGGTCCGGGTAAAAACATTCTGCCGGATGCTCAGGGTGGTGCGATCGCAAGGGTGATGGAAGCGCGAGGCATCGACAGGGCCATCATTATCGGCCACTCCTATGGCGGTGCGGTTGCCGCCGCCATGGCGCTCGATCATCCGGAGAGGGTCATTGGTACACTGTTCCTCGCGCCAGCTCTCTATCCATGGCCCGGAGGTGTCGCCTGGTACTACAATGTTGCCAGGACCCGCATGCTCGGCGCCGCATTCTGCCGGCTTGTCGTACCATGGGCGGGGCGTCTTGCGGTGAAGGCCGCAGCGCGAGGCGTCTTCTCGCCCGATCCGATGCCGGACGATTACCTGGAAGCGACACGCGCGCTCGAGGCGGTCGCGCCAGCAGCCTTTCGTCACAATGCGCGCGAGATCAGTGCGCTTCTGGCTTGGACGGAGCGTACCTATCCTCGCTACAGGGCCATTGAGACGCCTTCAGTCATCATCACAGGGACGAAGGACGATATTGTCTCGCCGGCACTTCATTCGCATCGTCTTGCCCGGGAGCTGCCGCACGCCGAACTCATCGCTGTGGACGGCCTCGGTCACAAGCCGGATGTCCATGCGACCGATCTGGCAGTTGCCGCCATTGAGAAATTGGCGCGGGGCACCCGCGGCCAGCACATCGGCAAACATCTGCAAGGAGGCGTGGCAAAGAAAAGGCCCGTCACCGATTAG
- a CDS encoding PTS sugar transporter subunit IIB, translating to MSKKTVLFACGTGIATSTVVANAVTEAMKERGITIDSRQCKATEVRSELNGVDLIVSTTQLPSDLSVPSIVTLAFLTGMGKTEALDKIEAELRK from the coding sequence ATGAGCAAGAAGACCGTCCTGTTTGCCTGCGGCACCGGTATTGCCACCTCGACCGTGGTTGCCAATGCGGTAACCGAGGCTATGAAGGAGCGCGGCATCACCATCGATTCCCGCCAGTGCAAAGCCACCGAAGTGCGCTCTGAACTGAATGGCGTGGATCTGATCGTTTCGACCACGCAGCTGCCGTCGGATCTTAGCGTGCCGTCCATTGTGACGCTCGCTTTCCTGACCGGCATGGGCAAGACCGAAGCGCTCGACAAGATCGAGGCAGAACTGCGCAAGTAA
- a CDS encoding TetR/AcrR family transcriptional regulator, which translates to MKNTAIKDLPRSDSDRIENVRREIFERAIELFDSYGFRGTSMNRIAEACGVSKPALYHYFDSKSHLLDTLYQDIMSDFFSSMETLARKESAPPTEKLGRLVELQVLHNIHNSRFLKIFWRERHEFDEGARRSLAQREREFEEWVRSIIIAGQASGEFAQGSPQVLMLSVLGTLSTVHRWYQYANASPEEVARSIRQMVLTGVAETKR; encoded by the coding sequence GTGAAGAACACAGCCATCAAAGATCTGCCTCGATCAGACAGCGACCGGATCGAGAACGTGCGTCGCGAGATTTTCGAGCGGGCAATCGAGCTCTTCGACAGCTACGGTTTTCGCGGCACATCGATGAACCGCATTGCAGAAGCGTGCGGGGTCAGCAAGCCGGCGCTCTATCACTACTTCGACAGCAAGTCGCACCTGCTCGACACCTTGTATCAGGACATCATGAGCGACTTTTTCTCGTCGATGGAAACGCTAGCCCGCAAGGAAAGCGCGCCCCCCACAGAGAAGCTTGGACGCCTGGTAGAGCTCCAGGTGCTTCACAACATTCACAATAGCCGGTTCTTGAAAATCTTCTGGCGCGAGCGTCACGAGTTTGACGAGGGCGCCCGCCGCTCTCTCGCACAACGCGAGCGCGAATTCGAGGAATGGGTTCGCTCCATCATCATCGCGGGCCAGGCCAGTGGCGAGTTTGCTCAAGGCAGCCCCCAGGTTCTGATGCTGAGCGTCTTGGGTACGCTTTCGACCGTCCACCGTTGGTACCAGTACGCGAATGCCTCCCCCGAAGAGGTGGCGCGTTCAATTCGCCAGATGGTTCTGACCGGGGTGGCCGAAACAAAACGATAA
- a CDS encoding PTS sugar transporter subunit IIA has product MAEALMNHIDPEAIVLGVDTDSREAVIRLLADKLKAAGYVKDSFAEAVLAREATMPTGLPLGHAVNVAVPHTDPDHVVKPGIALATLKNPVTFANMEDPDEAVEVGLVFLMALNDKDRQIEMLQEIMATIQSEEAISGLMQASSLDDVAAVLK; this is encoded by the coding sequence ATGGCTGAAGCCCTTATGAACCACATCGATCCCGAGGCGATTGTCCTCGGGGTCGATACTGATAGCCGTGAGGCTGTCATCCGACTGCTTGCCGACAAGCTCAAGGCAGCCGGCTACGTGAAAGACAGTTTCGCTGAGGCGGTTCTTGCCCGTGAGGCCACGATGCCGACCGGTCTTCCGCTCGGCCACGCGGTAAACGTTGCGGTGCCGCATACGGACCCGGATCATGTCGTGAAGCCCGGCATCGCGCTTGCCACGCTCAAGAATCCGGTGACCTTCGCAAACATGGAAGATCCGGATGAGGCAGTCGAAGTCGGCCTCGTCTTTCTGATGGCGCTCAATGACAAGGACCGTCAGATCGAAATGCTGCAGGAAATCATGGCGACCATTCAGAGCGAGGAAGCAATTTCCGGCCTCATGCAGGCATCGTCGCTTGATGATGTCGCTGCGGTTCTGAAATAA
- a CDS encoding ferritin-like domain-containing protein, which yields MKSLNELFEHTLQDIYYAENAITKALPKVAKAAKSSELKKVAEEHLGETKDQIKKLEAVFKSIGKKPEGEKCDAIEGLIKEADGLMEEASGTALDAGLLAACQAVEHYEIARYGSLREWAKLLGHEEAHNLLGEILDQEKAANSKLTNLAVSKVNKK from the coding sequence ATGAAGTCACTGAATGAACTGTTCGAGCACACACTGCAGGATATCTACTACGCCGAAAACGCCATCACCAAAGCTCTTCCGAAAGTCGCAAAGGCTGCGAAAAGTTCTGAGCTGAAGAAGGTGGCTGAAGAACATCTCGGTGAGACAAAGGATCAGATCAAGAAGCTGGAAGCGGTGTTCAAATCCATCGGCAAGAAGCCCGAGGGCGAAAAGTGCGATGCGATTGAAGGCCTCATCAAGGAAGCTGACGGTCTGATGGAGGAGGCGTCGGGAACGGCGCTGGATGCCGGATTACTGGCTGCTTGCCAGGCGGTGGAGCATTACGAGATCGCTCGCTACGGGTCACTCCGCGAATGGGCGAAGTTGCTTGGCCATGAAGAGGCACACAATCTTCTGGGCGAAATCCTTGATCAGGAGAAGGCGGCCAACAGCAAGCTTACGAACCTGGCTGTTTCGAAAGTGAACAAAAAGTAG
- a CDS encoding PadR family transcriptional regulator produces MSLSKFFVLSVLHHKPMHGYEVVQAVEKTTNGCCSPTEGTVYPMLNEFEAGGYLSSKRETVQGRERKIYRLTDKGRLAFQTAVAAWLEATDCILAGKASADALNRSQGRS; encoded by the coding sequence ATGTCGCTGTCCAAGTTCTTCGTTTTGAGTGTGCTCCATCACAAGCCGATGCATGGATACGAGGTGGTCCAGGCCGTCGAGAAAACAACCAACGGCTGCTGCAGCCCCACCGAGGGCACGGTTTATCCCATGCTCAATGAGTTCGAAGCGGGAGGATATCTCTCCTCCAAGCGCGAGACTGTTCAGGGCAGGGAGCGGAAGATCTACAGGTTGACCGATAAGGGGCGCTTGGCGTTCCAGACCGCTGTCGCAGCCTGGCTTGAGGCGACTGACTGCATCCTTGCCGGCAAGGCCTCCGCCGATGCCTTGAACCGCTCACAGGGACGCTCGTGA
- a CDS encoding PTS galactitol transporter subunit IIC, with the protein MDTFLSGLKAAVDTLGATVLLPIVIFVIAAVLGAKIGKAFRAAVTIGVAFIGINLVLGLMLGSIGDVAQAIVTNTGIERDIVDVGWPSAAAIAFGSSVGLWVIPIGIAVNIALLLTRMTRTLNVDVWNFWHFAFIGSLAVAATGSLAYGLVVAALMAALSLLFADWSARAVQKFYGIPGVSVPHLASAQILPIAIVVNWIIERIPGINKINISTETIERRFGVFGEPVILGLVIGLVLGVIAYYNAGDFGVVLSKVLQTGMTLAAVMLLLPRMVKILMEGLLPVSEAAQEFVRKRTGDRELLVGLDSAILIGHPAAISASLILVPIAIILSVVLPGNRVILFADLAVIPFIVAMAAPLLRGNVFRMVIVGTVTLAAGFYVANALAPLFTSAAVDSGFEMPENAVQITSVVDGFLWISYVVIAAIRNLGAAGLGVLAAIIAACFWLYRRNTLAWERAAGAEDDETTAQQG; encoded by the coding sequence ATGGACACATTCCTGAGCGGCCTCAAAGCGGCCGTCGATACGCTTGGCGCAACGGTTCTGTTGCCCATCGTCATTTTTGTCATTGCCGCAGTGCTGGGGGCCAAGATCGGCAAGGCATTCCGTGCCGCCGTCACCATCGGCGTGGCATTCATCGGTATCAATCTGGTTCTGGGCCTGATGCTCGGTTCCATCGGCGACGTGGCGCAGGCCATCGTCACAAACACGGGCATTGAGCGCGACATCGTCGACGTGGGCTGGCCATCGGCCGCAGCGATCGCTTTTGGATCGTCGGTGGGCCTGTGGGTCATTCCAATCGGCATTGCCGTGAACATCGCGCTTCTTCTGACGCGCATGACCCGAACACTCAACGTCGACGTCTGGAACTTCTGGCACTTCGCCTTTATCGGTTCGCTGGCCGTGGCAGCCACAGGCAGCCTCGCTTACGGCCTCGTCGTCGCAGCTCTGATGGCTGCTCTTTCGCTGCTGTTTGCCGATTGGTCGGCCCGTGCCGTCCAGAAATTCTATGGCATTCCGGGCGTCTCGGTCCCGCATCTGGCGTCGGCACAGATCCTGCCAATCGCCATTGTGGTCAACTGGATCATCGAGCGCATTCCCGGCATTAACAAGATCAATATCTCTACCGAAACCATCGAGCGCCGGTTTGGCGTGTTCGGTGAGCCGGTGATCCTCGGTCTCGTGATCGGCTTGGTACTTGGTGTCATCGCTTATTACAATGCCGGCGATTTCGGCGTGGTCTTGTCCAAGGTTCTCCAGACAGGCATGACGCTCGCTGCCGTGATGCTGCTCCTGCCGCGCATGGTGAAAATCCTCATGGAAGGCCTACTGCCGGTGTCGGAAGCAGCGCAGGAATTCGTGCGTAAGCGCACCGGCGACCGGGAGCTTCTGGTTGGTCTCGATTCAGCTATCCTGATCGGCCATCCGGCGGCCATTTCCGCGTCGCTGATTCTGGTGCCGATCGCCATCATCCTGTCGGTCGTTCTGCCGGGCAACCGCGTGATCCTGTTCGCTGACCTGGCGGTCATTCCGTTCATCGTTGCGATGGCGGCACCGCTTCTGCGCGGCAACGTTTTCCGCATGGTGATTGTCGGCACGGTGACACTCGCCGCTGGCTTCTACGTCGCCAACGCTCTCGCACCTCTGTTCACCAGCGCTGCCGTCGATTCGGGCTTCGAAATGCCTGAGAACGCGGTTCAGATCACTTCGGTGGTCGACGGTTTCCTGTGGATTTCCTATGTGGTCATCGCAGCAATCCGGAACCTTGGCGCTGCCGGGCTGGGCGTGCTCGCCGCCATCATCGCGGCCTGCTTCTGGCTCTATCGCCGCAACACGCTGGCCTGGGAACGGGCAGCGGGTGCGGAAGACGACGAAACCACTGCACAACAAGGCTGA
- a CDS encoding DUF11 domain-containing protein — MDNLHQGHFRRRVKGVFVSSVKRRNNSSGRADMPCRLPSLAATMMRRGAVAAFGLAVLGFAGVGTAHAQVQRSFLNLGFESPVLGCSVVKLPDVSVSGWSTTHSNAPGNCGYGSGRLIELWRSGFNGVPSRSGSQHAELNANHGSRLYQTVCLLEGDKIDWQFSHRGLSGTDAMDFSIGGTSRVVRATTSNSGIGGESLCGSGSTVGDATCSSTQTGTWRDYTGSFIWMGPTSLQQFGFESVSSSGGSAESGNHLDDIQLRIDPLVEFSQAETTYPESGEEVGLPKISVSGYLEAPLTVTVNVVGGTADLGDDYTTPGGGETFTVSIPAGTYTAMDFDLGVSIIEDEETEEDETIEFELVGGDSFVMRSTQVCGGEPNARNTHTIQEEKIELTNVATLIDSNGNGVPDAGEMVTYQFEVTNTSSVELSGITVEAPLPGIPVSGGPINLPAGGIDNTSFSASYTLTQADVDAGILENQAVVKGTTTATGHEVEDLSDDPDNAADEDLEGDGDPDDITILRLAAAGANTLEKEAVLIDSNGNGLPDIGETLEYTFTVVNTGNVTLTNIEVTDEKVDVKNSPIASLAPGNSDSSVKGTYEVKQEDIDAGEVANSATSRASDPHGDPVDAESSPPGGTPGEMTKTPLDQNSDMDLQKDAEHQDADNDGVIDVGETILYTFTVKNTGNVTLTDVTVEDEKVDVEGGPLASLEPGGEDAETFKSSYVVTQEDADAGTIENVAEGKAKDPKGEDVVVQSHPPGGTPGTATDFDIPSVPGLSLTKSASFDPADDTNGNGFPDAGEIVRYVFDIKNTGNVTLSNITVEDPNAETGTIPISSLASGENDAETISGKHVLTQEEVNAGEVVNQATARGETPQGTPVSDLSDDPEDPTDQDADGDDDPDDPTVLKLPQNLSLATEKTGTFRGTQDGFAQPGDTIDYEVTVTNDGTVTASDVTPHDAGPKFNGKPGTGSLSPFTPASAELDPAESQTFKATYTLSEADIANAQNVEHGVQNSATATGKGPKGDETTSPEAIGKVNLPGYLISKTAQIFEVQRGGRVPYVIRAKLIGFTSPQVVDIVDEIPIAFAYVSGSAMLGDTALTPKIDGRKHTFEDITLNPDEDVEIALDLRATAAAKPGGYINRAWMEDETGERVSGIATAEVEIVPEPVFDCGDILGKVFDDKNRNGYQDAGEPGLPGARVAAVKGLLVTSDDHGRFHVACADLPDQTIGTNYILKLDPRSLPSGYRITTENPRVVRLTAGKASEFLFGASIGRVVRLDLSADAFEADGKQLKPEWFSRVGQLITLLDEEPSVLRISYEGDQNRLARQRLAAVRGLISSEWRNIGSRYRLEIETRHLSPQKK, encoded by the coding sequence ATGGACAATTTACATCAGGGGCATTTCAGGCGACGCGTGAAGGGTGTTTTTGTTTCTTCTGTGAAGCGAAGAAACAACTCGTCAGGCCGTGCGGATATGCCTTGCCGTTTGCCGTCATTGGCGGCCACGATGATGCGGAGGGGCGCGGTTGCGGCATTCGGTCTGGCTGTACTCGGGTTCGCCGGCGTCGGAACTGCCCATGCACAGGTGCAAAGAAGCTTTCTCAATCTTGGATTCGAGTCTCCCGTTCTCGGCTGTAGTGTAGTGAAGCTACCTGATGTTTCAGTTAGCGGTTGGTCCACGACCCATTCAAATGCACCCGGAAATTGCGGCTACGGAAGTGGACGTTTGATAGAACTCTGGAGGAGTGGATTCAACGGTGTTCCTTCTCGTTCCGGCAGTCAACACGCCGAGCTAAATGCAAATCATGGTTCCCGACTGTATCAGACGGTGTGTCTGCTTGAGGGAGACAAGATCGACTGGCAGTTCAGCCATCGTGGCCTTTCGGGCACCGATGCCATGGATTTCAGCATCGGCGGTACCAGTCGTGTTGTTCGGGCGACGACAAGCAATTCCGGCATTGGCGGGGAGAGTCTTTGCGGTAGCGGCAGCACGGTAGGTGATGCTACTTGCAGCTCAACCCAAACTGGCACCTGGAGAGATTATACAGGTAGTTTCATCTGGATGGGTCCCACCAGTCTCCAGCAATTCGGTTTTGAATCGGTATCTTCTTCCGGTGGAAGCGCGGAATCTGGAAATCACCTCGACGACATCCAGTTGCGCATCGATCCTCTGGTTGAGTTCTCGCAGGCTGAGACCACTTATCCAGAAAGCGGAGAGGAAGTGGGCCTGCCGAAGATTAGCGTCAGCGGGTATCTCGAAGCACCGTTGACGGTGACCGTGAATGTGGTGGGAGGAACTGCTGACCTCGGAGATGATTACACCACCCCTGGGGGCGGAGAGACTTTTACGGTTTCCATCCCGGCAGGTACGTATACCGCGATGGATTTCGATCTCGGGGTCAGCATCATTGAAGATGAGGAGACGGAGGAAGACGAAACAATCGAATTTGAGCTGGTTGGGGGTGACAGCTTTGTCATGAGAAGCACTCAGGTTTGCGGTGGTGAACCAAATGCCCGCAATACGCACACGATACAGGAAGAGAAGATCGAACTCACGAACGTGGCGACGCTCATCGATTCGAATGGTAATGGTGTGCCGGATGCCGGTGAGATGGTCACATATCAATTCGAGGTGACCAACACCAGTTCTGTTGAACTGAGCGGGATTACCGTCGAAGCGCCTCTTCCAGGTATTCCGGTTTCGGGCGGCCCCATCAATCTGCCGGCAGGAGGAATAGACAACACTTCCTTCTCCGCCAGCTACACGTTGACCCAGGCGGATGTCGATGCAGGCATTCTTGAAAATCAGGCCGTCGTCAAGGGCACCACTACGGCCACTGGCCACGAAGTCGAGGACCTTTCCGACGATCCCGACAATGCCGCGGATGAGGATCTTGAGGGGGATGGCGATCCGGACGATATAACCATCCTCAGGCTCGCTGCCGCAGGTGCCAATACGCTTGAGAAAGAGGCTGTGCTGATTGACTCCAATGGCAATGGTCTGCCCGATATCGGCGAGACCCTGGAGTATACGTTCACCGTGGTGAACACGGGCAATGTGACCCTCACCAACATTGAAGTGACGGACGAAAAGGTTGACGTGAAGAACAGCCCGATCGCGTCGTTGGCCCCGGGAAACTCGGATTCGAGCGTTAAAGGCACCTACGAAGTCAAGCAGGAGGATATCGACGCAGGCGAGGTGGCCAACAGCGCGACCTCGCGTGCATCTGATCCTCACGGCGATCCGGTTGACGCGGAGTCCTCACCCCCGGGAGGGACGCCGGGCGAAATGACGAAGACACCGCTCGACCAGAACAGCGATATGGATTTGCAGAAGGATGCCGAACATCAGGATGCGGACAATGATGGCGTCATCGATGTCGGTGAAACGATCCTCTACACATTCACGGTGAAAAACACGGGTAACGTGACCCTGACCGATGTTACCGTCGAAGACGAAAAGGTGGACGTGGAAGGCGGTCCTCTCGCAAGCCTGGAACCAGGTGGCGAAGACGCGGAGACCTTCAAAAGCTCCTACGTCGTCACCCAGGAAGACGCGGATGCGGGCACGATAGAAAATGTTGCAGAAGGCAAGGCGAAGGACCCCAAGGGAGAAGACGTGGTCGTCCAGTCGCATCCCCCTGGCGGTACGCCAGGCACCGCCACTGACTTCGACATCCCGAGTGTGCCTGGCCTGAGCTTGACCAAAAGCGCATCGTTCGACCCTGCGGATGACACGAATGGCAATGGTTTCCCGGACGCCGGCGAGATCGTTCGCTACGTGTTCGACATTAAGAACACGGGCAATGTGACGTTGTCGAATATCACCGTCGAAGATCCAAATGCGGAGACGGGCACTATACCGATCTCAAGTCTGGCCTCCGGCGAAAACGATGCTGAAACGATCTCAGGAAAACACGTGCTCACGCAGGAGGAGGTGAACGCCGGCGAGGTTGTGAATCAGGCCACCGCCCGCGGTGAGACACCTCAGGGCACTCCGGTAAGCGACCTTTCAGACGACCCTGAAGACCCCACTGATCAGGACGCCGATGGCGATGATGACCCGGATGATCCAACGGTGCTGAAATTGCCACAAAACCTCTCGCTGGCGACGGAAAAGACAGGCACCTTTCGCGGAACGCAAGACGGGTTTGCTCAGCCTGGAGACACAATTGACTATGAAGTGACCGTGACCAATGACGGCACAGTCACCGCATCTGATGTGACGCCACATGACGCCGGTCCGAAATTCAATGGTAAACCGGGCACGGGTTCGCTTTCCCCGTTCACACCTGCCAGCGCCGAGCTCGACCCTGCAGAAAGCCAGACATTCAAGGCTACTTATACGTTGTCCGAGGCGGATATCGCCAATGCTCAAAACGTGGAGCATGGCGTTCAAAACTCTGCAACCGCGACGGGTAAGGGGCCCAAGGGAGACGAGACCACCTCGCCGGAAGCAATCGGCAAAGTCAATCTTCCCGGATATCTTATAAGCAAGACGGCGCAGATATTCGAGGTTCAGCGAGGGGGGCGCGTACCCTACGTGATCCGGGCAAAATTGATCGGGTTTACGTCGCCTCAAGTGGTCGACATCGTCGACGAGATACCAATCGCATTTGCTTATGTTTCCGGCTCTGCGATGCTTGGGGATACAGCCCTGACGCCGAAGATCGACGGTCGGAAGCACACGTTTGAAGACATTACCCTAAATCCCGATGAAGATGTCGAGATAGCGCTCGACCTTCGCGCGACTGCCGCCGCGAAGCCGGGCGGCTACATCAACCGGGCCTGGATGGAAGATGAGACCGGAGAGAGAGTTTCCGGCATAGCGACAGCCGAGGTTGAAATCGTACCGGAGCCGGTCTTCGACTGCGGGGACATTCTCGGAAAGGTATTTGATGACAAGAATCGCAACGGCTATCAGGATGCTGGTGAACCTGGGCTGCCGGGTGCCCGCGTTGCGGCAGTGAAAGGACTGCTTGTCACCTCGGATGATCACGGACGCTTCCACGTGGCCTGTGCAGACCTTCCTGATCAAACAATCGGAACCAACTATATCCTGAAACTTGATCCGCGATCGCTCCCCTCAGGCTATCGTATCACAACAGAAAACCCGCGGGTCGTTCGCCTGACTGCCGGTAAGGCGTCAGAATTTCTATTCGGTGCCTCAATCGGCCGTGTCGTAAGGCTTGATCTTAGCGCTGATGCCTTTGAGGCGGACGGGAAACAACTAAAGCCCGAGTGGTTTTCGCGGGTGGGCCAACTGATTACCCTGCTCGACGAGGAGCCCTCAGTGTTGCGCATTTCCTATGAGGGCGATCAAAATCGTTTGGCCCGGCAGAGGCTGGCTGCGGTTCGTGGGCTGATCTCTTCCGAATGGCGCAACATCGGATCACGTTACAGGCTCGAAATTGAAACCCGGCATCTATCGCCGCAGAAAAAGTGA